The genomic DNA AGGAACATGGCTTCCCTTGCTAATTCGATTGCGACCCGTTTCACCTGAGCCTCTTCCGGATCAGGGGTCGTGAACCCGTATTGGGCGTGGATGCCGTTTGCCCCCATGAACGCTTTATCGAATCGGTAGTGCTTAAGGGATTCGACCGCCCCGCTTCCGATCATGGCCTTGGTGGTTTGTTTGACCATTCCTCCTACTAGGTAGGTTTTGAATCCTTTTTGTAAAAGAAGATCAACATGGGTCAATCCGTTGGTGACCACCACGATATCCAACTGTGGAAGATAATCTATCAAACTGAGCGTAGAGGTTCCGGCATCAAGGAAGATGCAATCTCCGTCTTCGATGAGGCTGGCGGCGTATTGACCGATCAATCGTTTCTCATGAAGGTTTTTGGAAGATTTTTCAGATACACTAAGTTCTTTCAGTTTCCCTTGAAGTCTCGATGCTCCGCCGTGTACCCTCTTGAGGAATTTCTCCTGCTCAAGTTGAGTCAGGTCCCGTCGGATGGTAGATTCTGAAGCATCTGTCATATCGACGATTTCATGGATTTTGATCGTTTCTTTATCTTTTAACAGGTCAAGGATGATGCGGTGCCTTTCATCGGTCAGCATGTTTTCTCCTACTTTCTAATCACTTTGCATACTTTATTATAATGAGAACGTTTGCAGAAATCAATCATTTTCTTTCATAAATGAGCACATTCTTTCAAAAACAATCATTGTGTATTATAAGAGATATTATTTTTATTTCTTAATATATGTAGTAATAGGGGTGGTTCGTTTCATTTCGCTGCGGGAGCTCGCTTTCCGCGGGGCGTGCGGTAAGCCGCTTCGGCGCTGCCTGCAGGGTCTTACCTGCCCGCCTTTCCGCAGGAGTCGAGCTCCCTTCGCTTCATTTCACTTTGTGCTTTTGATGGGTGAAGTGCGTCTCTTCATTGATTGGGGTGATCATGTTCCTCTTGATTTGATCAATTCTTCCACTGAACGAGTGTTTGCAGGTCGCTCGGCGCTGCCTGCTGGAGCCTTTCTGCCCGCCTTTCCGCAGGAGTCGAGCTCCCTTCGCTTCATTTCATTTTGTGCTTTTGATGGGTGAAGTGTATCTCTTCATTGGTTGGGGCGATCATGTTAATCCTGGTTTGATCAATCTTTCCACTGAACGAGAGTGTTTGCAGGTCGCTCGGCGCTGCCTGCATGAGCATTCCTGCACACTTTCCCTCAGGAGTCGAGCTCCTTTCGCTTTATTCCACTCTGTAGTATTTCACTGGTGACAGTCTACATTCTGATTCCCACGGAATAATCAGGTTTATATGCGTGGTTCTCTCTTTCATCTCATACTTTCTTGTCTAAACACATTCGGAATACAAAAAAACTGCCTGGTGATCCTAATGGATCTTCCAGGCAGTTCTTTGGTTATTGTTCTGTTTGTGCCGAGTCTGATTCTTGGGTGCTTTTCGGATTCGGGTTGTTGTAGTTATAGTCTGAACGGTCGATTGGTTTGAAGCCATCCGGCGTGTAGAATCTCAAGAGGTCTTCGTAGACCACTTTATCTGAGAGTTCGAGGCGCTTGTTCGCTTCTTTGCTTGCTTCATCACAGCCTTTGGTGTCCGCCTCATCGACTGGTTCACCCGTTTCATTGTTGTAGCATACGCCTTTGATGTCGGAATACTTATCCGTGATCACATCACCGTTACGGAACGGTACAATTTGTTTGTGCTCTTTCGACAGCATATCCTGACCGAAGCTCATATAGTCTGTTGTGTCGATTCCAAGAAGATGGAAGACGGTCGGACGTACGTCGATTTGTCCGCTGTACGTATGGTTGACTCCACCTTCAGCTCCTGAATTCAGGATGAGAAGTGGTACACGTTGCAGCTGGGCATTATCAAAATCGGTGATTTCTTCTTTGCCAAGAACTTCAGCCATGGCTTTGTTATGGTTCTCGGAAATACCATAGTGGTCACCGTAAAGGACGATCATGGTGTTGTCATAGAGGCCATTCTCTTTCAGGTCGTTGACGAAGTCTTCCAGCGCTTCATCCATATAGTGTGCCGTTTGGAAGTAACGGTTCACGACACCATCTTTAGTATCTCCCTGACCGAAATCGGTATCTTCCTCATGACGGTCGAACGGGAAGTGATTCGATAGTGAAATGAACTTGCTGTAGAACGGCTGTTTCATCGACTTGAGCAACGGGATGGACTCTTCGAAGAACGGTTTATCCTTCAATCCATACGGAAGTTGTTCTTCCGGTTTGCTCATATCGTAATAAGTGGCGTCAAAGAATTGATCATATCCCATTGAGCGATACATTTCAGAACGGTTCCAGAACGTTTTGTAGTTCCCGTGGAAGACCGCTGATGAGTATCCTTCCCCTTTAAGGATGGCCGGTGATGACTGATACGTATTATTTGCATGCGTCATGAATACGGCACCTTGTGGAAGTGGGTAAAGGGAGTTTTCCATGATGAACTCCGCATCTGATGTTTTCCCTTGACCTGTTTGATGGAAGAGGTTATCGAAGTAGATGGCCTCTTTGTCATCGATCAGGGAATTCAGGAACGGCGTGATTTCTTCTCCGTTAAGGTCTCTGTCGATCACGAAGGATTGCAGTGACTCCATGGAGATGTAGATCACGTTTTTGCCTTTTGCTTTACCGAAATATTCCGGGTTCGGGTCTGCTTTGTTCGCTTTCACATAGTTCTCGACCTCGGACACTTCGTTGCTGTCAGCCAGTGCGCGTTTTGCAGAGGTCTTCGAGTTTTGGATCACGTCATAGATCGTGAAGTTGTTCATACCAAGATATTTCACCAAGTAGTTACGGTCGAAACTTCTGGTCAATAGCTCAGGACGGTCAATGTTGGCAAGACCAAGGTTCAATAGGAAGATCAGGACTGCTGATGTCATAAGTGCCATGACAGAGCGGAAACGCAATTTTTCCTGTACCTTCACTTTCTTGAAGAGCATAAGGCCGATGATGATGAAGAAATCCAGGAAGTAAAGGATATCCCACGGTCTGAGAAGCTCAAGAGCCGAGCTTCCAAGTCCATTATTCGTCTTCGCTTGAAGAAGAACAGGTACTGTAATGAAGTCATTGAAGAATCGGTAGTAAACGACGTTTGCATAAAGCAGGAACGACATCAGGAAATTGATGACGAGGAACGCCGCGTTTCGTCCTTTCCCTTTCCAGAAGAGGGCGATCGCAAAGAACAGGAGCGCCGAACTCAGTGGATTGAGGAACAGCAGGAAATGCTGCATGAAATTCTGGATACCCAATTCGAACTCTGATACATATACGGCATAGGTCTTGACCCAGAATAATCCTACGACAATGAAAAAGAACGTAAGCTTACCTGTGCGGAGATCCTCAAACTGTGTTTTAAAGAAGTTTTTTACAAAGTTCATATTTCATCACCTTTTTCAAGTCAACCTGGGTTGAACTTGTATTTTTCGGTTCAAGACCGATTGGATTTATGAAGAGTGTTGCATGAATGTAAAGACCAATTGAATCAACAGAATGTATTATAACAAAAATCATTTTCCTTTGTATAACAATTTAATGTAATTCGTCTCAAATATGTTTCAAGGGGATTCGACAATTTGTCACAATTGAGGGGGAAAGCTTGTGATGATACACTTCCTTACTATCTGCAAAATGGACGATGCTTATCAAGTTACAACAATGTACTAGCTCTGCTACAAATATCCAAGAGCGAATTGTCATCAGAAGAGGTATTTCCCCCATTTTACAAAGCCCAAACAATTTTTACATGAGAAAAATATACCAAACTCATTATATGTGCCAGGGAGGATAATAGGACAAACCGGAAAGGGATGAGGCCCTGCTTGGCCCCATCTCCCCTTTATACACGCGTGAATTGCTTCAATATGAATTTCTCGACAACTTCTGCGACTCCGTCTTCCATGTTCGATGGGGCCACATAATCGGCTATCTCTTTAATATCATCCGGTGCATTGCCCATGGCGACACCAAGACCGGCAAACTCCAGCATCGTCAGGTCATTATAACTGTCCCCGACTGCGATCACCTCTTCAGCTGTGATCCCCATCGTGTTGATCAGCCTATCCAGACTCGCCCCTTTTGTAACTCCTGGCTCGGTCAGTTCAAGGAAGAACGGCTTCGATCTCATGGCGCTGAGCTCTCCGTCAAGCTCCTCCTGAAGTTGCTTCTCCACTTCCGCCAACCTATCTGCATCCTTCAGCATCAGGGCTTTGACGGCAGGGCGATCGACCGCCTCCTTGAAGCTTGGGACGACCTTCACAGGGAGTCCGGTAAGATTGGCTTCAATATCGGCATACTCATTTTCCTCTTCGACGATGATAGCATCATCCACATAGGTAAGGATGCCCACATCTTCCCGCTTGCTGATGTCATAAAGGCGGTGAAGCGATTCTGTTGATAGAGTCCTGCTGTACAGTTCTTCGCCTGTTTCGCAGTTGATGACCTTGGATCCGTTGAATGAAAGAATATAGCTGCCATAACGGGCCAACTCCAGTTCCTCCGCCACCCACTTCATACCATAAGTGGGACGTCCTGAAGCAAGGACCACCTTCACGCCTTCCTGCTGTGCCAGCAAGAGGGCTTCTTTTGTGCGCGGGGAAATGGACTGGTCGTCCCTTAAGAGAGTGTCATCCAAATCGAGAACGATCATTTTGTATGTCATATGATGAACTTCCTTTCACTAGTTGCTAAAGATTGTAGTAGTGTAACACGATTCATGCATGGTGAGAAGACACCTTATCGCCGATTCATTTCGATCCGGTATTTGTAGCTGTCCCCTCGATAGATCGACCAGACAAGCTCGAACGGCCTTCCATCCTCGAGATGGGTCACACGCTGAATCAAGAGGACAGGCTGCCCCTCTTCCATCATGAGATGCTGTGCATCCTCATCCGTCACAAGGGCCGCTTCCACGGTTTGCGTCCCATGACTGATCCTCATCTGACGATTTTCTTCTATATAATGATATAACGATTTTTCGAATATCTTTTGATCAAGCTCAGGGAATAGACTCACTGGGTTATAGCTTGTTTCAACAGCAAGCGGCTCTTGATCGGCAAGACGGATCCTTTTCAGCTTGTAGACGGGATCGCCCGGCGAAATGGCGAGCGCTTCTGCCACTTGATCCCCGGCTTTCACCTGTTCAAAATAAAGAAGCTTGCTACCGGAAGCCAGTCCGCGCCGTTCCATATCTTCACTGAAGCTCGTCAAACCTTGAAGATTCTGTTCGAACTTACGGTGGGAAACAAATGTACCGCGGCCCTTTTCCCTGAAGAGGATGTTCTTGTTCACCAGATTGGTCAGGGCTTGGCGCACCGTCATCCTGCTGATCTTGAACTCTTCAGAAAGCTCCCTCTCGGAGGGCATGATGTCGCCCGGCTTCCACTCCCCGGTTTCGATCTGTTGTTTGAGGTATTCCTCCAGTTGGTAATATAAAGGAAGAGGCGATTGTTTATTGATCATCGATCTTCTCCTTCCGGTCCATTCGTTTCCCTTATCGTAGCACATTTGGGATGTATAGACCACTTCTACTTATTCATACAGGCATTTAGTGTCTTTGCCAAAACCAAACTGGTATAGACATCTATACTTTTTGTTGTATAATGAGAATAACAACGCAACAAAGGAGCGGATACGCATGAACAGCACACCCATCATTTTGCTAGGGGGCACCATCTATGGGGAAGACGGGGTCATTCCAGAAGGCTATTTAAAAATCGAGAACGGATTGATCTCCTCTATGGGCAGTAAAGAAGAACTATCTTCGTTGGAAGGCTGCGAAGTGGTCCATGTGCCTGCGGATCATGCCATCATCCCAGGCATGATCGATGTTCACATACACGGAGCAAACGGAGCCGATACAATGGACGGTACGAAGGAAAGCCTCGATGTCATGGCAGCCATCCTTCCAGCGGAGGGGACGACCAGCTTCCTTGCCACCACGATCACGGAGAAGAAAGCAGCCATCGAGGTTGCCTTGAAAAATGTTCGTGACTATATGGAAGGACATCAGCATGCCGGCCAGGCAGAAATCCTCGGCATCCATCTGGAAGGACCATTCATCAACCCTGGGCGCGCAGGTGCCCAACCCGTAAAGAGCATCTTGACACCGGACCTTGATGTGTTCATGGATTGGGAGCGATTGTCCGGTGGGACCATCAAGCTCGTCACTCTGGCCCCTGAACTCGATGGAGACCACGCCCTGATATCCTACCTGCATAGCAGGGGGATCGTCGCCTCGGCGGGACATACGAGTGCAACCTATGAACAAATGGAGAATGCCATCGATGCGGGGCTCTCCCACGTGACTCATCTCTTCAATCAGATGAGCGGGCTGCATCACCGGGAACCCGGTGTCGTCGGAGCCGCTTTTGCCCGCCCGGAACTGATGGTCGAACTGATTGCCGACGGTGTACACGTAAAACCCGAAGTCGTCAACATTGCTTACCGACAGGTGACGGATGAACGCTTCATCCTCATTACCGACTCCATGAGGGCAAAATGCCTGAAAAATGGACAATACGACCTTGGTGGACAGATGGTCACAGTAAAAGATGGAGTGGCCTTGCTCGATCCAGATACCTTGGCAGGAAGCGTCCTGAAAATGGATCATGCCTTCACAAACGTCCAGGACTTCACGGGGGCCGGCATCGTAAATGCCATCAGGATGGCCTCTGAGAATCCAGCCAGGCAGCTTGGTGTATTCGACCGCAAAGGAAGCCTGAAGACCGGCAAAGATGCAGACATCGTGATGATGGATGCATCACAGAAGATCATGGCGACTTACTGCAAAGGAACACTCGCATATGAAAGGAAGGAGGATTCCCATGAAACTGATTGAAGTGAAGGATTACGACGAAATGAGCCAGCGGGCAGCAGACTGTATCATCGAGAAGATCCACTCAACCAAAAAACCCGTCCTTGGTCTGGCAACCGGCGGAACTCCGAAAGGACTATATGAAGCCCTGATCCATGACCATGAACAGAACGGAACAAGCTATGGGAATGTGACCAGTTTCAATCTTGATGAATACATCGGCCTCCCTAAAGAGGATCCGAACAGCTATTATCACTACATGGGGTCGAATCTGTTCAATCATATTGATATCCCGGAAGAAGCCGTTCATTTACCATCCGGTACGAAAGAAGATCTTGAAGAAGAATGCATGGACTATGACGCCACGATCGAGAAGACGGGTGGAATCGACCTCCAGCTTCTTGGCATCGGGGAAAACGGGCATATCGGATTCAATGAACCTGGAACGTCATTTTCTTCAGGGACACATATCGTGGACCTTGCCCAATCTACCAGGGAGGCCAATGCCCGCTACTTCGATTCCCTCGATGAAGTGCCAAAACGCGCCATCACGATGGGGATCGCCACGATCATGAAAAGCCGGGAGATCGTTCTTCTGGTTTCAGGCAAGGCGAAGCAGGAAGCGATGAAACGATTGTTCGAAGGAGACATCACGGAGGACTTTCCCGCATCCATCCTCAATCAACACCCGCACGTTACGGTCATTGCAGATGAAGAAGCCCTCGGATTGGTCCATCAGCTGAAAACGATCGGTCAAAAATGAAGAAGAGGCATCCTAGTAGACGGATGCCTCTTTCTTATCAGCGATTAATAAGATAATGGTGGGACGAAAGCGAGGTAAATCCTACCCTTCTCGTACACCCCTATGGCTGGTGTATTGCTTTTAACCACTTGTGATCAAAAATGACTGATGAATGAATTTTACATTATACTGCGAATGGAATAGTCATCTTACACCGACGATTAATATTTTTTCATTTTTGTATTGCAATCTTTCCACTCTGACGTTATACTATAAAAGTATCCTCAGTGAGGACATACATACATATTCTTCATGGGGCATTAGCTCAGCTGGGAGAGCGCTACGCTGGCAGCGTAGAGGTCAGGGGTTCGAGCCCCCTATGCTCCATACTTACAAAAAGATGAACCCAATGGGTTCATCTTTTTTCTTTGA from Rossellomorea marisflavi includes the following:
- the nagB gene encoding glucosamine-6-phosphate deaminase; the encoded protein is MKLIEVKDYDEMSQRAADCIIEKIHSTKKPVLGLATGGTPKGLYEALIHDHEQNGTSYGNVTSFNLDEYIGLPKEDPNSYYHYMGSNLFNHIDIPEEAVHLPSGTKEDLEEECMDYDATIEKTGGIDLQLLGIGENGHIGFNEPGTSFSSGTHIVDLAQSTREANARYFDSLDEVPKRAITMGIATIMKSREIVLLVSGKAKQEAMKRLFEGDITEDFPASILNQHPHVTVIADEEALGLVHQLKTIGQK
- a CDS encoding GntR family transcriptional regulator translates to MINKQSPLPLYYQLEEYLKQQIETGEWKPGDIMPSERELSEEFKISRMTVRQALTNLVNKNILFREKGRGTFVSHRKFEQNLQGLTSFSEDMERRGLASGSKLLYFEQVKAGDQVAEALAISPGDPVYKLKRIRLADQEPLAVETSYNPVSLFPELDQKIFEKSLYHYIEENRQMRISHGTQTVEAALVTDEDAQHLMMEEGQPVLLIQRVTHLEDGRPFELVWSIYRGDSYKYRIEMNRR
- a CDS encoding Cof-type HAD-IIB family hydrolase, which codes for MTYKMIVLDLDDTLLRDDQSISPRTKEALLLAQQEGVKVVLASGRPTYGMKWVAEELELARYGSYILSFNGSKVINCETGEELYSRTLSTESLHRLYDISKREDVGILTYVDDAIIVEEENEYADIEANLTGLPVKVVPSFKEAVDRPAVKALMLKDADRLAEVEKQLQEELDGELSAMRSKPFFLELTEPGVTKGASLDRLINTMGITAEEVIAVGDSYNDLTMLEFAGLGVAMGNAPDDIKEIADYVAPSNMEDGVAEVVEKFILKQFTRV
- a CDS encoding DeoR/GlpR family DNA-binding transcription regulator codes for the protein MLTDERHRIILDLLKDKETIKIHEIVDMTDASESTIRRDLTQLEQEKFLKRVHGGASRLQGKLKELSVSEKSSKNLHEKRLIGQYAASLIEDGDCIFLDAGTSTLSLIDYLPQLDIVVVTNGLTHVDLLLQKGFKTYLVGGMVKQTTKAMIGSGAVESLKHYRFDKAFMGANGIHAQYGFTTPDPEEAQVKRVAIELAREAMFLTDDSKFGEISFSKIVDIDKAMVITNALDEEQDTAIMKQTTIKVVTT
- a CDS encoding LTA synthase family protein, encoding MNFVKNFFKTQFEDLRTGKLTFFFIVVGLFWVKTYAVYVSEFELGIQNFMQHFLLFLNPLSSALLFFAIALFWKGKGRNAAFLVINFLMSFLLYANVVYYRFFNDFITVPVLLQAKTNNGLGSSALELLRPWDILYFLDFFIIIGLMLFKKVKVQEKLRFRSVMALMTSAVLIFLLNLGLANIDRPELLTRSFDRNYLVKYLGMNNFTIYDVIQNSKTSAKRALADSNEVSEVENYVKANKADPNPEYFGKAKGKNVIYISMESLQSFVIDRDLNGEEITPFLNSLIDDKEAIYFDNLFHQTGQGKTSDAEFIMENSLYPLPQGAVFMTHANNTYQSSPAILKGEGYSSAVFHGNYKTFWNRSEMYRSMGYDQFFDATYYDMSKPEEQLPYGLKDKPFFEESIPLLKSMKQPFYSKFISLSNHFPFDRHEEDTDFGQGDTKDGVVNRYFQTAHYMDEALEDFVNDLKENGLYDNTMIVLYGDHYGISENHNKAMAEVLGKEEITDFDNAQLQRVPLLILNSGAEGGVNHTYSGQIDVRPTVFHLLGIDTTDYMSFGQDMLSKEHKQIVPFRNGDVITDKYSDIKGVCYNNETGEPVDEADTKGCDEASKEANKRLELSDKVVYEDLLRFYTPDGFKPIDRSDYNYNNPNPKSTQESDSAQTEQ
- the nagA gene encoding N-acetylglucosamine-6-phosphate deacetylase, with product MNSTPIILLGGTIYGEDGVIPEGYLKIENGLISSMGSKEELSSLEGCEVVHVPADHAIIPGMIDVHIHGANGADTMDGTKESLDVMAAILPAEGTTSFLATTITEKKAAIEVALKNVRDYMEGHQHAGQAEILGIHLEGPFINPGRAGAQPVKSILTPDLDVFMDWERLSGGTIKLVTLAPELDGDHALISYLHSRGIVASAGHTSATYEQMENAIDAGLSHVTHLFNQMSGLHHREPGVVGAAFARPELMVELIADGVHVKPEVVNIAYRQVTDERFILITDSMRAKCLKNGQYDLGGQMVTVKDGVALLDPDTLAGSVLKMDHAFTNVQDFTGAGIVNAIRMASENPARQLGVFDRKGSLKTGKDADIVMMDASQKIMATYCKGTLAYERKEDSHETD